A window from Streptomyces sp. NBC_00271 encodes these proteins:
- a CDS encoding RICIN domain-containing protein, translating to MPKAGWVRMHPASSSSLCITEGRERNGRTDREIAVQRPCAEAPLPRVYLESIGNQVYRIQWHHPDPAKGKGCLGVDESLTAEGSQLLSPGDCTDALALRYRLEPSGSGYRLRPMDSGMCIGILPPRSDGAEAIQAQCTGADDQSFRFSAA from the coding sequence ATGCCCAAGGCCGGTTGGGTGAGGATGCACCCGGCGAGTTCATCGAGCCTGTGCATCACCGAAGGCCGCGAGCGCAACGGCCGTACCGATCGCGAGATCGCCGTGCAGCGTCCCTGCGCCGAGGCCCCGCTGCCACGGGTCTACCTGGAATCCATCGGCAATCAGGTCTACCGCATCCAGTGGCACCACCCGGACCCAGCAAAGGGCAAGGGCTGCCTGGGCGTCGATGAATCCCTGACCGCCGAGGGCTCCCAGCTGCTGTCCCCGGGCGACTGCACTGACGCCCTCGCTCTGCGATACCGCCTTGAGCCTTCCGGCAGCGGTTACCGCCTTCGCCCCATGGACAGCGGCATGTGCATCGGCATCCTGCCTCCCCGCTCGGACGGCGCCGAAGCCATCCAGGCGCAATGCACCGGAGCCGACGACCAGTCATTCCGCTTCAGCGCCGCCTGA
- a CDS encoding C40 family peptidase, translating into MAQQTLLRPSSQAREQAPALQHCKPQARRAGASRKASGEWRWAVGLLLVTFVLSWLAGALLAVQGSSGSSSPVARPPLTLAPQAPTATAPVQAKPARPAKRPAIPVKPAKPGSAVAKPAGVKRVILRSGDTLYELAGRHGTSVKVLQRLNSLGTSTLIYAGDTFRVPAGPGSVQGAKVAPPASAAASGGESTSKSPAKSAPQRVIAFARAQLGKPYIWGGTGPRGYDCSGLVMRAWKTAGVTLPRTTWGQVRAGEATTRARLVPGDLVITYGGGHVQLYVGDGKVIHAPRPGRTVTVARLDDPSDVVSYRHITP; encoded by the coding sequence ATGGCACAGCAGACGTTGCTCAGGCCTTCCAGTCAGGCGCGGGAGCAGGCGCCGGCGTTGCAGCACTGCAAGCCGCAGGCCCGCAGGGCGGGCGCGAGCCGCAAAGCCAGCGGGGAGTGGCGATGGGCGGTGGGATTGCTGCTCGTGACGTTCGTGCTGTCATGGCTGGCGGGGGCACTCCTGGCCGTGCAGGGTTCCTCGGGGTCCTCGTCGCCGGTGGCCCGGCCGCCGCTCACGCTCGCGCCGCAGGCGCCGACCGCGACCGCGCCGGTGCAGGCGAAGCCGGCACGGCCCGCGAAGAGGCCGGCCATACCCGTGAAGCCAGCGAAGCCCGGCTCGGCGGTGGCCAAGCCCGCGGGCGTCAAAAGGGTCATCCTGCGGTCCGGTGACACGCTCTACGAGCTGGCCGGCCGTCACGGCACGAGTGTCAAGGTCCTGCAGCGGCTCAACTCCTTGGGTACCTCGACGCTGATCTATGCCGGAGATACGTTCCGGGTCCCCGCCGGGCCGGGCTCCGTGCAGGGGGCGAAGGTGGCACCGCCGGCGTCCGCGGCGGCGTCAGGCGGGGAATCGACTTCGAAGTCTCCCGCGAAGTCCGCCCCGCAGCGCGTCATCGCCTTCGCCCGGGCCCAGCTGGGCAAGCCCTATATCTGGGGCGGGACGGGCCCACGCGGCTACGACTGCTCAGGCCTGGTGATGCGGGCTTGGAAGACGGCCGGGGTGACGCTTCCCCGCACGACTTGGGGCCAGGTCCGGGCGGGCGAGGCCACGACCCGCGCGAGGCTCGTCCCCGGCGACCTGGTAATCACTTACGGCGGCGGGCACGTCCAGCTCTATGTCGGGGACGGCAAGGTCATCCATGCCCCGCGCCCCGGTCGTACGGTCACCGTCGCACGGCTCGACGATCCGTCCGATGTCGTCAGCTACCGTCACATCACACCCTGA